Part of the Bacillus sp. N1-1 genome, AATCACATGCAAGTTCTCGACAATTGTCTGCTGGATAACCTCTTCCGCTTCCACATCATCGACAAGAACATTGTACACACAAGTTTCGATATCCCCTTTTTCGATTCCTACACCGCTGGTTGCGTTGCCTTGAGGATCAATATCCACAAGTAGAACTTTCTTTCCAAGATAAGCAAGACATGCGCTCATATTAACTGAAGTCGTTGTCTTTCCAACTCCACCTTTTTGATTCGTTATCGCTACAATATTCGCCAAGATGCCACCCCACTCTCATTCACAACTTTACTGTCTTTAGTTTATCATGTTTCCAATTTCCCGGACCTCTTTTTCATTTCCTATCCAGTGCCCACCTTCACGTTGGCTTGGGTTTTTGATAAGAAAAAAACTCATCCGCCTGGATGAGTTTACTTCTTTTTCGGTATTCGAATGGTAAATTGATAGTATTCGTCGTGGTCTTCTTCATCTGTGTCAATCATTAAACCAGTCTCTGTAACCATATCAAGCGATTGGCGAATGGTATTTACTGCCAATCTCATATCTTTACTAACCGATTTTTTCCTCGGCTTCGGTTTTTGGATCGTGCCTTCTAACATACGAGCCACGCGTTCTTCCGTCTGCTTTACATTCCACTGTCGTTCAAGAACTTCACTCAGAACTTTCACTTGATTCTCAGGATTTTTAAGTGGAATTAACGCTCGGGCGTGCCTCTCCGTAATTTTCTTCTGTAAAAGAGCTTGTTGAACAGGTTCAGGCAACTTCAATAACCTTAGCTTGTTCGCTATGGTAGATTGCCCTTTGCCAAGCCGCTGAGCAAGGCTCTCCTGTGTTAAATCATGTAGCTCGATTAGTTGAGCGTAAGCCATTGCTTCTTCGACAGCAGTTAATTCTTCACGCTGCAAATTTTCAATAAGCGCTATTGAGGCTGTTTGTGAATCATTAAATTCCTTAACAATAGCAGGAATTCGTTCCCAACCCAGCTTCTTGACTGCTCTCCAGCGTCTTTCCCCGGCAATAATTTCATACTTGCCTTCACGTTCTCTAACCACGATCGGCTGAATAACTCCATGAGTCTTTATCGTCTGAGATAGTTCAGTAATTCTCTCATCTATAAAAATTGTTCGAGGCTGGAAGCGGTTCGGAATAATATCCTCAACAAGAAGTTGCTTCACTTCCTCTTGTTCTGCTTCCATCGTCTCGCTTTTTTCATCGTTCAAACCGAAAAGACGTGAAAACGTATGCTTCATCGCCTAACACCACCTTTAATCGACTCCTTAACTGATTCGCTGCCTAAAAACAAATTCCTTCCATAGGAGCAGCGTTCATGTGAAACACTTAACCGTTCATATGCAGTCTATCTTCATTATAAAGGATTTTTATTTGGCGTGCCTGGCTTTCTTGGATATTTTTTAGGAGTCGTTTTGATTTTTTTAATCGTTACGATATTTCGCTCACTTTTTTCAGCTGGTAGTGTTAGCGTATCTCGCTTAACGACTTCTCCACCAAGAAGCTTAATTGCTTGCTTTCCTGTATCCAGCTCATCTTCTACATTTGGACCCTTCAACGCCACAAAGTAGCCGTTAGTTTTAACGAGAGGTAGACATAATTCACCAAGAACAGACAGCCGCGCTACAGCTCTTGCCGTAACAACATCATACTTTTCGCGATGATCTTTGTTTTTACCAAATAATTCTGCACGATCATGATAAAAAGAGACATTTTCCAATTGAAGTTTAGAAGAAAGATGCTCCAAGAAACCAATTCGTTTGTTAAGTGAATCGACAATCGTGATGTTTAAATGAGGAAAACAAATCTTAATGGGCAAACTTGGAAATCCAGCTCCTGCTCCCACGTCACAAATATGGTAGTCAGAAGAAAAGTCAAATGAGAATGCGGCCATGATTGAATCAAAGAAGTGCTTTTCGTACACTTCTTCCTTATCTGTAATAGCCGTCAGATTCATTTTCTCATTCCATTCAACAAGAA contains:
- the noc gene encoding nucleoid occlusion protein; translated protein: MKHTFSRLFGLNDEKSETMEAEQEEVKQLLVEDIIPNRFQPRTIFIDERITELSQTIKTHGVIQPIVVREREGKYEIIAGERRWRAVKKLGWERIPAIVKEFNDSQTASIALIENLQREELTAVEEAMAYAQLIELHDLTQESLAQRLGKGQSTIANKLRLLKLPEPVQQALLQKKITERHARALIPLKNPENQVKVLSEVLERQWNVKQTEERVARMLEGTIQKPKPRKKSVSKDMRLAVNTIRQSLDMVTETGLMIDTDEEDHDEYYQFTIRIPKKK
- the rsmG gene encoding 16S rRNA (guanine(527)-N(7))-methyltransferase RsmG: MNEQQFQELLEEKGITLSSKQLQQFQTYYEILVEWNEKMNLTAITDKEEVYEKHFFDSIMAAFSFDFSSDYHICDVGAGAGFPSLPIKICFPHLNITIVDSLNKRIGFLEHLSSKLQLENVSFYHDRAELFGKNKDHREKYDVVTARAVARLSVLGELCLPLVKTNGYFVALKGPNVEDELDTGKQAIKLLGGEVVKRDTLTLPAEKSERNIVTIKKIKTTPKKYPRKPGTPNKNPL